AGTGAAAACAGTCATTGGTTACGGCGCGCCAACAAAAGCAGGTAGCTCCGCAAGTCATGGTGCTCCGCTTGGTGAAAAAGAAGCGAACGGTGCGAAAGAACATTATGAATGGGCAGAAGAGCCTTTTACTGTACCAGCAGAAGTTCGTGATTATTTAAGAAATTACAAAGCTCGCGGAGAAAAACTAGAAGGCGCTTGGAATACCATGCTCGCTAATTACAAAAAAGAATTCCCAGAACTTGCAAGCCAATTAGATCGCGTGTTAGCGGGAGAAGTAGCAGCTGATTGGAATACTAATTTGCCAACTTTCGAAGCAGGCACCAATGTCGCAACACGCTCCGCATCTGGAAAAATGATCAACGCGATTGCGGCCGAATTACCGGAACTTTTCGGGGGATCCGCTGACTTAGGTTGCTCAAATAAAACCTTTATCGATGCGAGTCCAGCGTATAGCATCCAAGACCCCGCTGGAAAAAATATTTGGTTTGGTGTGCGCGAGTTCGCGATGGGAGCAATGCTAAACGGAATGGCACTTCATAGCGGTTTACGAGTGTTCGGCTCCACCTTCTTCGTATTCTCGGATTATGTCCGCCCAGCGATGCGGATGGCTGCTTTAATGCAACTTCCAGTAACTTACGTATTCACGCATGACAGTATCGCTGTTGGTGAAGATGGTCCGACACACGAACCAATCGAACAACTAGCCTCGCTCCGTGCAATGCCAGGCCTAACAGTTATCCGCCCAGCTGATGCCAAAGAAACCCGCGCTGCTTGGGAAATTGCCGCAACCAACACAAATGGCCCAATCGCACTTGTATTATCACGCCAAGACCTGCCAGTACTCGAAAATGCCCAAGAAGAAGTAGATGCAGGCGTAGAAAAAGGAGCGTACATCGTAGCGCCAGCAACTAGTTCCAAACCAGACGCCATCATTATCGCAACGGGCTCCGAAGTATCCCTTGCAATCGAAGCGAAACGCGAACTTGCGAAAAAAGATCTAGACGTTTCCGTTGTCAGTTTATCCAGCTGGGAACGCTTTGAAAAAACAACCGATGCTTATAAAGAAAGCATTTTACCAAAAGAAGTGACAGCGCGATTTGCGATTGAAGCTGGAGCAACATTTGGCTGGAAAGAATTTATTGGATCAGAAGGCGATATGCTAGGAATCGACCATTTTGGCGCATCTGCTCCAGCGAAAGACTTGTTTACGGCTTACGGATTTACGCCTGAAAATGTGGCAAATCGTGTCGAAGCAGTTATCGCGAAAGCTGGTGTGCGCGTATGACATTCGTAGCGCCATCTTTACTTGCAGCTGATTATATGAACATGGCAAATTCCATTAAAGAAGCAGAAGATGCAGGAGCTGACTACCTTCATATCGATGTCATGGACGGACATTTTGTACCGAATCTGACATTTGGAATCGACATGGTCGAGCAAATTAGCAAAACAGCGACTATTCCACTGGATGTCCATTTAATGCTCTCAAACCCAGAAAACTATATTGAAAAATTTGCCGCGGCTGGAGCGCACATTATTTCCGTGCACATCGAAGCCACACCGCACATCCACCGCGTCATTCAACAAATTAAAGCAGCCGGCTGTAAAGTGGGAGTCGTACTCAATCCGGGAACTCCGGCAAATGTGCTGGATGCCATTTTAGCAGATGTAGATTTAGTCTTACAAATGACAGTCAATCCCGGTTTTGGTGGACAAGCATTTATCGAGTCAACTACCAAAAATATGCGCTATCTGGATAATTGGCGCCGTGAAAACCACGGTAGCTACGTTATCGAAGTAGATGGCGGCGTAAATGCTGAAACCGCAGAGAAATGTAAACAAGCCGGCGTGGACGTCCTCGTTGCTGGATCATACTTCTTTGGAGCGGCAGATAAAGCAGCGTGTATCCAAGGCTTAAAACAATAAAACACCCCAAAAAACTAGGTCGCCCAAAAAGCACCTAGTTTTTTTATATTATATAGTAGATATTTTTTTAATTGATACATCCCTCGCTCTAGCTTATACTTAAATTAATACGACAACGCAAAGGAAGAGATATATGACACAACTCACATTTCGAAACGCGACCGAACAAGACACGAAGTTAATTCTTCGTTTTATTACAGAACTTGCAACACACGAAGGCATTGAAAAAGATGTAGTAGCAACAGAAGCTGGCTTGCATAAGGCTCTTTTTCAAGAAAAAGCAGCCGAAGTAATTATCGCCGAATACGAAGACGCACCAGTTGGTTTCGCACTCTTTTTCCATAATTTTTCCACACTACTTGGCAAAAAAGGTTTGTACTTAGAAGACCTTTACATCATTCCAGAAATGCGCGGCAAAAGTTTTGGAACACAGTTTTTCAGCTATTTATCCAAACTTGCCTTAGAGCGAGATTGCGGCAGATTTGAGTGGTGGTGCTTGAATGAAAATAAATCAGGCATGGACTTTTACGAAAAAATTGGCGCAGAAAAAATGTCAGAATGGACAGTACATAGGCTCACTAAAGCCGAAATGGAAAAACTAAGCAATTTATAAAGGATGGGATTTAAATGAAATGGGATAAACTATTAAATGACAAACGCCGCCGCGAATCTGGTGTCACTCGTTCAAAAAACACCGACGTACGTAGCGCTTTCGAAAATGATTTCCAGCGCATCGTTATGAGTGCATCATTTCGCCGTTTACAAGATAAAACCCAAGTATTCCCACTAGAAAAAAGCGATTTTGTGCGTACGCGACTAACTCATTCAATGGAAGTAAGCACCATCGCAAAATCAATGGGAAACATGGTTACACACACGATTCAAGAAGAAAACCTAGATGAAGAATTTACAAAAGAGCACGCAGATAAAATCCCGGAAATCCTCGCTTGTGCAGGATTGTTACATGATATGGGGAATCCGCCGTTCGGCCATTTTGGCGAAGAAAGCATCCGCGAGTGGTTCCGCGACAATTTAGCAACCATCACTTACAAAAATAAAAGCCTAGCCGAAATCCTGACACCACAAATGAAAGAAGACTTTTACTACTTTGAAGGTAACGCCCAAGTGCTCCGTGTAGTCTCAAAACTACATTATCTTTTCGACCAATACGGCTTAAACCTAACATTTGCAACTTTAAACGCAGTCATCAAATACCCAGTTTCTTCTTTAAAAGTAAATAAAAAACAAATTAAAAGTAAAAAACTAGGCTACTTTTACGCCGATGAATCCCTTTTTAATGAAATAACAACTGCCACAGAAGCGCGCGATAACCGTCATCCGCTCACTTATTTACTAGAAGTAGCAGACGACATCGCTTACCTAAATGCAGACCTAGAAGACGGTGTGAAAAAAGGCATCGTCAACATCACACAAATTTTAAAAGGATTTGAAGAAGTAGAAGAGCATAATAAAGTCACTGCCGCATGCTATAACGAACTCAAGAAAAAAAGCGAGCGCTACGAAGGACAAGAAGAAAGTTTCATCGTACAACAATGGCTAGCATCCAACGTTCGCGGCCAATTAATCAATCGTTCACTCGAAGTGTTTTACGCGAACTACGACGCAATCATGGCAGGCACATTCAACGACTCACTCATTGATGCATCAAGCGCTGAACAACTCGTTCATATTTTACAAAGCCTGTCATTCACGTATATTTATCAAGATAAAGGCATCGTTGAATCCGAAATCGCCGGCAATGAAATCATCTCCAAATTGCTCGAAACGTTTATCCCGGCAGTGATTTACTACGACAGCGAAACCCCAGAACGCCAAACAGCCAAAGATAAACGGCTACTAACCTTGATTTCCGACAACTACCTAGGCTGCTACCGCAAAAACGCAGAAGGCGAAAGCGAAACGATGAAACTGTACTTGCGATTACTTCTCGTAACAGACTTCATTTGCGGCATGACCGACAGCTACGCGAAAGATTTATATCAACGGTTGAATGGACTAAGTTAAATGCAAAACAGCAATCCCAGTTTAATTTCTGAGATTGCTGTTTTTTAATATATACCATTAAGCTCTTGATATAAATCTTTTGCATAAGTATCTGTCATACCACATATAAAATCTGTAACCAATAATAAGCGTAAATAAAGCTTTTCATTTTTGCTTTTATCTCTTGAGTTTTTGTGATAAGAAGACAGATGGTTGTCTGATATCAATTCTATTAAACGTTTAGATTCATCTTCATTAGGATCTACATAGTCAGAATCGTAATAAATTGCAGCAGGAACAAAAAGATCTAATAAGCCATAAATTATTTTCTTACCTGCTAGTTCTGAGGCGATAATTTTTTTATCAGTAAAAACGTGATCAATGCAGATTTGTTCTAAAGCTGTTACTAATTCATTAAGACTGCAAGTTTGTAGTAAAGCTTTGTCAAAGATACCAGTCATTATATTAGAGTAATTGTCGAAGAAGTTTTTAACCACAGCACTTATTAAGATGCCCCGAACATTAGTTGCAGTCCACGCTTGGAAAATGGATATATCTTTTTTGCAACTTTTCTTGATTTGTAGTAATTTTTCAAAACTATCTTTTAGAATTGGGTTTTTTGAAGTACTAAATTCTGAGTTTCTTTCTATAATAGTGTCTATAGAAAGAATTCCTTTTTTTACTGCATCTTCTAAATCGGCTATTAAGTAGCTAATATCATCAGCGGCTTCTAATAAAAAAGTAACTGGGTGCCTATTTCCATTTGTTCCTGTTTGTTCAGTGATTTTTTCAAAAATATCTTTTTCAGAATAAAAGTATCCCATTTTTTTACTTTTAATATGAGTTTTATTTATTTGAAGAGAATTAACAGGATACTTAACAAACGAGTTTAACGTAGCAGATGTTAAATTCATCCCATAACTTGTTTCGAAAAGTTGATGTAATTTAGTAACTACACGAAGAACTTGTGCATTTCCTTCAAAATGTAGAAAGTCATTGCGCATTTGTTTTTCTAAAAGAGAATTTATTGAAATATCATCTATCTTAAGGGTGGGAAGTTCTTTAGCAAACCACTGTCTGATAGCTGTTTCACCAAAATGCCCAAACGGTGGATTACCAATATCATGGAGTAATCCAGCAGAGGCTAAAAGGTCAGATAATTCTCGAATATTTTGTTCTGTGAAGCTGGGATCAATATTACGTTCAACTATTTGTGAGCCAACTAAAGTCCCCATAGATTTAGCGATTGTAGAAACTTCTAAAGAATGCGTTAATCTCGTTCTAATAAAATCATTTTTTTCTAAAGGGAAGACCTGTGTTTTATCTTGTAATCTACGAAAAGAAGCGCTTAAAATTATTCTTTGATAATCATTTTCAAATGCGTTTCTTAAATCACCGTTCCCAGGATTCCTTTTTCGCGATATTGTTTCCCGGTTTAACAAAGTTGTCCATTCCATCTCTAATCATCCTTTTTAATTTTATATTAATATAATCATTGTGAATAATCAAACAATATCCGTGGTAGATTATATAGAAAACCACCTTGACATCTTTAGCTGAAGGTGTTACTATATTCAAGGTGCCTCTACTATAAACAGAGGTCTGAAAATAAAACAGCGTTGTAGGTCGAACTTACAGCCATTTTATTTTACCGAAAAAATGAACCACCTGGATGTGTGGAACTACTAAATAAGGAAGGAGGAATTTATCCCATGCCTACAATTAACCAATTAGTACGCAAACCTCGTCAATCTAAAATCAAAAAATCTACATCACCTGCTTTGAACAAGGGCCTAAACAGTTTTAAAAGAGAACTAACAGACGTTAACTCTCCTCAAAAACGTGGCGTATGTACTCGTGTTGGTACCATGACTCCTAAAAAACCTAACTCGGCGCTTCGTAAATATGCCCGTGTACGTTTGAGTAATGGTATTGAAGTAACAGCTTACATTCCTGGTATTGGTCACAACTTACAAGAACATAGTGTTGTTCTTATTCGTGGTGGACGTGTAAAAGATTTACCAGGGGTACGTTATCATATCGTTCGTGGAGCGCTTGATACAGCTGGTGTTGAAAATAGAGGACAAAGCCGTTCTAAATACGGTACGAAAAAACCTAAAAAATAATACTTATAAAATATGAAAGGAGGATATCCGATGCCTCGTAAAGGTCCTGTTACTAAACGTGACGTGTTACCAGATCCGATTTATAATTCGAAACTAGTAACTCGTTTAATTAATAAAATGATGGTTGACGGAAAACGTGGAAAGTCTCAAGCTATCCTATATTCCGCATTCGATATCATTGCACAAGAAACTGGTAAAGATCCGATGGAAGTATTTGAACAAGCTATGAAGAACATTATGCCTCTTCTTGAAGTTAAAGCTCGCCGTGTAGGTGGTGCTAACTATCAAGTACCTATCGAAGTACGTGCTGACCGTCGTTCTACTCTTGGTCTTCGTTGGTTAGTTAATTATGCTCGCCTTCGTGGAGAAAAAACAATGGAAGTACGTGTTGCTCGCGAAATCATGGATGCTGCCAATAATACTGGTGCTTCTGTTAAGAAACGCGAAGATACACACAAAATGGCTGATGCTAACAGAGCGTTCGCTCACTATCGTTGGTAAAAAAATCACTAACAAATTCCAGGCGTATTGCCTGAAAAATTGTTTTATGGAAGGAGAAATACAACATGGCTAGAGAGTTCTCCTTAGAAAAGACTCGTAATATTGGTATCATGGCCCACATTGATGCGGGTAAAACTACCACTACTGAACGTATCCTTTTCTATACAGGGCGTATTCACAAAATTGGTGAAACCCATGAAGGTGCTTCTCAAATGGACTGGATGGAGCAAGAGCAAGAACGTGGTATTACTATCACTTCTGCTGCGACAACAGCTCAATGGAAAGGCTACCGAGTAAACATTATCGATACACCTGGACACGTAGATTTCACAGTTGAAGTTGAACGTTCGCTTCGTGTACTTGATGGTGCTGTTGCGGTTCTAGATGCACAATCTGGTGTAGAACCACAAACAGAAACAGTTTGGCGTCAAGCTACTACTTACGGGGTTCCTCGTGTAGTATTCGTCAACAAAATGGACAAAATCGGCGCAGATTTCCTATATTCTGTAGGTACTTTGCATGATCGTTTGGCTGCCAATGCGCACCCAATCCAACTCCCAATCGGGGCCGAAGATACATTTGAAGGTATCATTGACTTAATCGAAATGAACGCGTTGTATTACGAAGATGATTTAGGAAATGACCCTCATATTAAAGAAATTCCAGCTGATCTGAAAGACTTAGCAGACGAATACCGCGGTAAATTAGTGGAAGCAGTTGCTGAACTTGACGAAGAGCTAATGATGAAATACCTAGAAGGCGAAGAAATTACAAAAGAAGAACTTAAAGCTGGTATCCGTAAAGGAACACTTAACGTTGAGTTCTATCCTGTAGTTTGTGGTACAGCATTCAAAAACAAAGGTGTTCAACCAATGTTAGATGCAGTACTTGATTACCTTCCAGCACCAACAGATGTTCCAGCTATTAACGGCGTATTGCCTGATGGAGAAGAAGCTGCTCGTCACGCTGATGATTCAGAACCATTCTCTTCCCTAGCATTCAAAGTTATGACTGACCCTTATGTTGGACGCTTAACTTTCTTCCGTGTTTATTCCGGTACTTTGAATTCCGGTTCATATGTACAAAACTCGACTAAAGGTAAACGTGAACGTGTTGGACGTATCCTTCAAATGCACGCTAATCACCGTGAAGAGATTTCGATCGTATACGCTGGTGACATCGCTGCTGCCGTAGGACTTAAAGATACAACTACTGGGGACACTTTATGTGATGAAAAAGAACAAATTATCTTAGAATCCATGGAATTCCCAGAACCAGTTATCCAAGTAGCTATCGAGCCTAAATCGAAAGCTGACCAAGATAAAATGGGGCAAGCTCTTGCGAAACTAGCGGAAGAAGATCCAACTTTCCGTGCTGAAACTGACCAAGAAACTGGCCAAACTCTTATCTCCGGTATGGGTGAACTTCACCTTGACATCCTTGTTGACCGTATGAGACGTGAATTCCGCGTTGAAGCTAACGTTGGTGATCCACAAGTTTCTTACCGTGAAACATTCCGTAAATCTGCTCAAGTTGAAGGTAAATTCGTACGTCAATCCGGTGGACGTGGACAATATGGTCACGTTTGGATTGAATTCGGACCAAACGAAGAAGGTAAAGGATTTGAATTTGAAAATGCAATCGTTGGTGGGGTTGTTCCACGTGAATACATCCCAGCTGTACAAGCAGGTCTTGAAGGCGCACTAGATAATGGTGTACTTGCAGGCTACCCACTGATTGACATCAAAGCAAAACTTTACGACGGATCTTACCATGACGTCGATTCCAATGAAATGGCCTTCAAAGTGGCTGCTTCAATGGCATTACGTAATGCTGCTAAGAAATGTGATCCTGTAATCCTTGAGCCAATGATGGCTGTAGAGGTTGTTATCCCAGAAGAATACCTTGGTGATATCATGGGTAACATTACTTCCCGTCGTGGTCGTGTAGATGGTATGGAAGCTCGCGGTAACGCTCAAGTTGTTCGCGCATTTGTACCACTTGCAAACATGTTTGGTTATGCAACTCACCTTCGTTCAGGTACGCAAGGTCGTGGTGTATACACTATGCAATTTGACCACTATGAAGAAGTTCCTAAATCTATTGCTGAAGAAATCATTAAAGCTAATGGTGGAAACAACAAAGAAGATTAATTGATTTTTTTCGTAACATCAAGTATAACTTTAGTTAGAAGTATTGCTTAGTTTAAATTTAAGCTAAGTAAAAAATAATTATTGAATTATCGAGGAGGATATTTTAAAATGGCAAAAGAAAAATTTGACCGCTCTAAACCCCATGTTAACATTGGTACTATTGGACACGTTGACCATGGTAAAACAACTTTAACTGCTGCAATTACAACTGTACTTGCTAAAAAAGGCTATGCTGATGCACAAGCATATGACCAAATTGATGGTGCTCCAGAAGAAAGAGAACGTGGTATCACAATCTCTACTGCTCACGTTGAGTACCAAACTGATACACGTCACTATGCACACGTTGACTGCCCAGGACATGCCGATTACGTTAAAAACATGATCACTGGTGCTGCACAAATGGACGGAGCTATCTTAGTAGTATCTGCTGCTGATGGCCCAATGCCACAAACTCGTGAACATATCTTACTTTCACGTCAAGTTGGTGTTCCATACATCGTTGTATTCATGAACAAATGTGACATGGTTGACGATGAAGAATTACTAGAATTAGTTGAAATGGAAATTCGTGATCTATTAACTGAATATGAATTCCCTGGCGATGACATTCCTGTAATCAAAGGTTCAGCTCTTAAAGCACTTCAAGGTGAAGCTGACTGGGAAGCTAAAATTGACGAGTTAATGGAAGCTGTAGATTCTTACATTCCAACTCCAGAACGTGATACTGAAAAACCATTCATGATGCCAGTTGAGGATGTATTCTCAATCACTGGTCGTGGAACAGTTGCAACTGGACGTGTTGAACGTGGACAAGTTAAAGTTGGTGACGAAGTAGAAGTTATCGGTATCGAAGAAGAAAGCAAAAAAGTAGTAGTAACTGGAGTAGAAATGTTCCGTAAATTACTAGACTACGCTGAAGCTGGCGACAACATTGGCGCACTTCTACGTGGTGTTGCTCGTGAAGATATCCAACGTGGTCAAGTATTAGCTAAACCAGGTTCGATTACTCCACACACTAACTTCAAAGCTGAAACTTATGTTTTAACTAAAGAAGAAGGTGGACGTCATACTCCATTCTTCAACAACTACCGCCCACAATTCTATTTCCGTACTACTGATGTAACTGGTATTGTTACACTTCCAGAAGGTACTGAAATGGTAATGCCTGGTGATAACATTGAGCTTGCAGTTGAACTAATTGCACCAATCGCTATCGAAGACGGTACTAAATTCTCTATCCGTGAAGGCGGACGTACAGTAGGCGCTGGCGTTGTTTCTAACATCAGCAAATAATATCTGATACGATTCAAACCGACAAAGTCATTTGGCTTTGTCGGTTTTTTTGTGTAAAAAAAGCTGAATAATCTAGTAATAAAGAATTAGTTCATATTTCTAAAAAATTAGATATATACAATTTTTGATAATTGTGCTATATTTGGAATGCACATAAATAATTTACAGAGGAGAGAGAATGAAATGAAAAAGAAATTAGTTACTTTAGGATTAGCGGGTGCAATATTTTTATCAGGAATGGGAATCTTAAACGTAAGCGCAGCAAATTATTCGGATACAAAGTTTAGTTTTACACTAGGTAAACTTGGTGCAAATGATTACACTGGTTCTAGACAAAAACAGAACACTACATCATCTTATGTGAAATTAAATTCAATTGGAAAAGGAACAATGGATACATGGCTTTTAAAATCTAATGGAGCTAGCGTTCGAAGTAAATA
This genomic stretch from Listeria swaminathanii harbors:
- the rpe gene encoding ribulose-phosphate 3-epimerase, which gives rise to MTFVAPSLLAADYMNMANSIKEAEDAGADYLHIDVMDGHFVPNLTFGIDMVEQISKTATIPLDVHLMLSNPENYIEKFAAAGAHIISVHIEATPHIHRVIQQIKAAGCKVGVVLNPGTPANVLDAILADVDLVLQMTVNPGFGGQAFIESTTKNMRYLDNWRRENHGSYVIEVDGGVNAETAEKCKQAGVDVLVAGSYFFGAADKAACIQGLKQ
- the tkt gene encoding transketolase is translated as MKKTLDRQAVDTIRSLSIDMIEKANSGHPGMPMGAAPMAYMLFAKHLVFNPTNPEWFNRDRFVLSAGHGSALLYSMLHLFGYDVKMEDLKQFRQLDSLTPGHPEFGWTAGVDATSGPLGQGIGMAAGMALAESHLAAQYNQPNYPIVDHYTYAICGDGDLMEGVASETASLAGHLGLGKLIVLYDSNDICLDGDLSATFSENAADRFRAYGWQVLRVEDGNNLAAIQEKIVQAKLETSKPTLIEVKTVIGYGAPTKAGSSASHGAPLGEKEANGAKEHYEWAEEPFTVPAEVRDYLRNYKARGEKLEGAWNTMLANYKKEFPELASQLDRVLAGEVAADWNTNLPTFEAGTNVATRSASGKMINAIAAELPELFGGSADLGCSNKTFIDASPAYSIQDPAGKNIWFGVREFAMGAMLNGMALHSGLRVFGSTFFVFSDYVRPAMRMAALMQLPVTYVFTHDSIAVGEDGPTHEPIEQLASLRAMPGLTVIRPADAKETRAAWEIAATNTNGPIALVLSRQDLPVLENAQEEVDAGVEKGAYIVAPATSSKPDAIIIATGSEVSLAIEAKRELAKKDLDVSVVSLSSWERFEKTTDAYKESILPKEVTARFAIEAGATFGWKEFIGSEGDMLGIDHFGASAPAKDLFTAYGFTPENVANRVEAVIAKAGVRV
- the rpsL gene encoding 30S ribosomal protein S12 produces the protein MPTINQLVRKPRQSKIKKSTSPALNKGLNSFKRELTDVNSPQKRGVCTRVGTMTPKKPNSALRKYARVRLSNGIEVTAYIPGIGHNLQEHSVVLIRGGRVKDLPGVRYHIVRGALDTAGVENRGQSRSKYGTKKPKK
- the tuf gene encoding elongation factor Tu; translation: MAKEKFDRSKPHVNIGTIGHVDHGKTTLTAAITTVLAKKGYADAQAYDQIDGAPEERERGITISTAHVEYQTDTRHYAHVDCPGHADYVKNMITGAAQMDGAILVVSAADGPMPQTREHILLSRQVGVPYIVVFMNKCDMVDDEELLELVEMEIRDLLTEYEFPGDDIPVIKGSALKALQGEADWEAKIDELMEAVDSYIPTPERDTEKPFMMPVEDVFSITGRGTVATGRVERGQVKVGDEVEVIGIEEESKKVVVTGVEMFRKLLDYAEAGDNIGALLRGVAREDIQRGQVLAKPGSITPHTNFKAETYVLTKEEGGRHTPFFNNYRPQFYFRTTDVTGIVTLPEGTEMVMPGDNIELAVELIAPIAIEDGTKFSIREGGRTVGAGVVSNISK
- a CDS encoding DUF2712 domain-containing protein, giving the protein MKKKLVTLGLAGAIFLSGMGILNVSAANYSDTKFSFTLGKLGANDYTGSRQKQNTTSSYVKLNSIGKGTMDTWLLKSNGASVRSKYVTVRQGESKKIANYAYEDYGKCNVKLAAETSKTQFVRVTATGLWSPDSI
- a CDS encoding deoxyguanosinetriphosphate triphosphohydrolase encodes the protein MEWTTLLNRETISRKRNPGNGDLRNAFENDYQRIILSASFRRLQDKTQVFPLEKNDFIRTRLTHSLEVSTIAKSMGTLVGSQIVERNIDPSFTEQNIRELSDLLASAGLLHDIGNPPFGHFGETAIRQWFAKELPTLKIDDISINSLLEKQMRNDFLHFEGNAQVLRVVTKLHQLFETSYGMNLTSATLNSFVKYPVNSLQINKTHIKSKKMGYFYSEKDIFEKITEQTGTNGNRHPVTFLLEAADDISYLIADLEDAVKKGILSIDTIIERNSEFSTSKNPILKDSFEKLLQIKKSCKKDISIFQAWTATNVRGILISAVVKNFFDNYSNIMTGIFDKALLQTCSLNELVTALEQICIDHVFTDKKIIASELAGKKIIYGLLDLFVPAAIYYDSDYVDPNEDESKRLIELISDNHLSSYHKNSRDKSKNEKLYLRLLLVTDFICGMTDTYAKDLYQELNGIY
- a CDS encoding deoxyguanosinetriphosphate triphosphohydrolase, with translation MKWDKLLNDKRRRESGVTRSKNTDVRSAFENDFQRIVMSASFRRLQDKTQVFPLEKSDFVRTRLTHSMEVSTIAKSMGNMVTHTIQEENLDEEFTKEHADKIPEILACAGLLHDMGNPPFGHFGEESIREWFRDNLATITYKNKSLAEILTPQMKEDFYYFEGNAQVLRVVSKLHYLFDQYGLNLTFATLNAVIKYPVSSLKVNKKQIKSKKLGYFYADESLFNEITTATEARDNRHPLTYLLEVADDIAYLNADLEDGVKKGIVNITQILKGFEEVEEHNKVTAACYNELKKKSERYEGQEESFIVQQWLASNVRGQLINRSLEVFYANYDAIMAGTFNDSLIDASSAEQLVHILQSLSFTYIYQDKGIVESEIAGNEIISKLLETFIPAVIYYDSETPERQTAKDKRLLTLISDNYLGCYRKNAEGESETMKLYLRLLLVTDFICGMTDSYAKDLYQRLNGLS
- the rpsG gene encoding 30S ribosomal protein S7, translated to MPRKGPVTKRDVLPDPIYNSKLVTRLINKMMVDGKRGKSQAILYSAFDIIAQETGKDPMEVFEQAMKNIMPLLEVKARRVGGANYQVPIEVRADRRSTLGLRWLVNYARLRGEKTMEVRVAREIMDAANNTGASVKKREDTHKMADANRAFAHYRW
- a CDS encoding GNAT family N-acetyltransferase encodes the protein MTQLTFRNATEQDTKLILRFITELATHEGIEKDVVATEAGLHKALFQEKAAEVIIAEYEDAPVGFALFFHNFSTLLGKKGLYLEDLYIIPEMRGKSFGTQFFSYLSKLALERDCGRFEWWCLNENKSGMDFYEKIGAEKMSEWTVHRLTKAEMEKLSNL
- the fusA gene encoding elongation factor G: MAREFSLEKTRNIGIMAHIDAGKTTTTERILFYTGRIHKIGETHEGASQMDWMEQEQERGITITSAATTAQWKGYRVNIIDTPGHVDFTVEVERSLRVLDGAVAVLDAQSGVEPQTETVWRQATTYGVPRVVFVNKMDKIGADFLYSVGTLHDRLAANAHPIQLPIGAEDTFEGIIDLIEMNALYYEDDLGNDPHIKEIPADLKDLADEYRGKLVEAVAELDEELMMKYLEGEEITKEELKAGIRKGTLNVEFYPVVCGTAFKNKGVQPMLDAVLDYLPAPTDVPAINGVLPDGEEAARHADDSEPFSSLAFKVMTDPYVGRLTFFRVYSGTLNSGSYVQNSTKGKRERVGRILQMHANHREEISIVYAGDIAAAVGLKDTTTGDTLCDEKEQIILESMEFPEPVIQVAIEPKSKADQDKMGQALAKLAEEDPTFRAETDQETGQTLISGMGELHLDILVDRMRREFRVEANVGDPQVSYRETFRKSAQVEGKFVRQSGGRGQYGHVWIEFGPNEEGKGFEFENAIVGGVVPREYIPAVQAGLEGALDNGVLAGYPLIDIKAKLYDGSYHDVDSNEMAFKVAASMALRNAAKKCDPVILEPMMAVEVVIPEEYLGDIMGNITSRRGRVDGMEARGNAQVVRAFVPLANMFGYATHLRSGTQGRGVYTMQFDHYEEVPKSIAEEIIKANGGNNKED